In Melospiza melodia melodia isolate bMelMel2 chromosome 30, bMelMel2.pri, whole genome shotgun sequence, a single window of DNA contains:
- the DCAF7 gene encoding DDB1- and CUL4-associated factor 7 has translation MSLHGKRKEIYKYEAPWTVYAMNWSVRPDKRFRLALGSFVEEYNNKVQLVGLDEESSEFICRNTFDHPYPTTKLMWIPDTKGVYPDLLATSGDYLRVWRVGETETRLECLLNNNKNSDFCAPLTSFDWNEVDPYLLGTSSIDTTCTIWGLETGQVLGRVNLVSGHVKTQLIAHDKEVYDIAFSRAGGGRDMFASVGADGSVRMFDLRHLEHSTIIYEDPQHHPLLRLCWNKQDPNYLATMAMDGMEVVILDVRVPCTPVARLNNHRACVNGIAWAPHSSCHICTAADDHQALIWDIQQMPRAIEDPILAYTAEGEINNVQWASTQPDWIAICYNNCLEILRV, from the exons ATGTCGCTGCACGGGAAGCGGAAGGAGATCTACAAATATGAGGCGCCCTGGACCGTGTACGCCATGAACTGGAGCGTCCGGCCCGACAAGCGGTTCCGCCTGGCGCTGGGCAGCTTCGTGGAGGAGTACAACAACAAG GTGCAGCTTGTTGGCTTGGATGAGGAGAGCTCAGAATTCATTTGCAGGAACACCTTTGATCACCCCTACCCCACCACAAAGCTGATGTGGATCCCAGACACCAAGGGAGTCTACCCAGACCTGTTGGCCACCAGTGGTGACTACCTGCGAGTGTGGAGG GTGGGTGAAACTGAGACCCGGCTGGAGTGTTTGCTGAACAACAACAAGAACTCGGATTTCTGTGCTCCACTGACATCATTTGACTGGAATGAAGTGGATCCTTACCTGTTAG GTACCTCTAGTATTGACACAACCTGCACTATTTGGGGTCTGGAGACAGGACAGGTTCTGGGAAGAGTAAATTTGGTGTCTGGCCACGTGAAGACCCAGCTTATTGCACATGACAAAGAG GTGTACGACATCGCCTTCAGCCGCGCGGGCGGCGGCAGGGACATGTTCGCCTCGGTGGGCGCCGATGGCTCGGTCAGGATGTTCGACCTGCGGCACCTGGAGCACAGCACCATCATCTACGAGGACCCCCAGCACCACCCGCTGCTGCGCCTCTGCTGGAACAAGCAGGACCCCAACTATCTGGCCACCATGGCCATGGATGGCATGGAg GTTGTGATTCTAGATGTCAGAGTTCCCTGCACCCCAGTTGCCAGGTTAAACAACCACAGAGCGTGTGTAAATGGAATTGCCTGGGCACCTCACTCTTCCTGCCACATCTGTACAGCAG CGGATGATCACCAGGCTCTCATCTGGGACATCCAGCAGATGCCCCGTGCCATCGAGGACCCCATCCTGGCCTACACAGCCGAGGGAGAGATCAACAATGTACAGTGGGCATCCACCCAGCCAGACTGGATAGCCATCTGCTACAACAACTGCCTGGAGATCCTCAGAGTCTAA